A region of Bradyrhizobium sp. SZCCHNS1050 DNA encodes the following proteins:
- the argF gene encoding ornithine carbamoyltransferase → MGNTPRHFLDLTEMPVEELRNVLALSSAMKKTLKAREPAKKPLEGKVLAMIFDKPSTRTRVSFDVGMRQLGGEAIMLTGTEMQLGRGETIADTARVLSRYVDAIMIRILSHEALLELAAHATVPVINGLTRRSHPCQVMADVMTFEEHRGSIEGRTVAWTGDDNNVLASWAHAAERFKFRLNVATPPQLSPGKPMKDFIRATRADIHLGHDPEVAVAGADCVVTDTWVSMGDKDGEHRHNLLKPYQVNSKLMSLAKPEALFMHCLPAHRGEEVTDEVIDGPQSVVFDEAENRLHAQKGILAWCFGERA, encoded by the coding sequence ATGGGCAATACGCCGCGTCATTTCCTCGATCTCACCGAGATGCCGGTGGAGGAGCTGCGCAACGTGCTGGCGCTGTCCAGCGCGATGAAGAAGACCTTGAAGGCGCGCGAGCCGGCGAAGAAGCCGCTCGAGGGCAAGGTGCTGGCGATGATCTTCGACAAGCCGTCGACGCGCACGCGCGTGTCGTTCGACGTCGGCATGCGCCAGCTCGGCGGCGAGGCGATCATGCTGACCGGCACCGAGATGCAGCTCGGCCGCGGCGAGACCATCGCCGACACCGCGCGCGTGCTGTCGCGCTATGTCGACGCCATCATGATCCGCATCCTCAGCCACGAGGCGCTGCTCGAGCTTGCCGCGCATGCCACCGTGCCCGTGATCAACGGCCTGACCCGGCGCTCGCATCCCTGCCAGGTGATGGCCGACGTGATGACCTTCGAGGAGCATCGCGGCTCCATCGAGGGCCGCACCGTGGCCTGGACCGGCGACGACAACAACGTGCTGGCCTCCTGGGCCCATGCCGCCGAGCGCTTCAAGTTCCGGCTCAACGTCGCCACCCCGCCGCAGCTGTCGCCCGGCAAGCCGATGAAGGATTTCATCCGCGCCACCCGGGCCGACATCCATCTCGGCCACGATCCGGAAGTCGCTGTCGCCGGCGCCGACTGCGTCGTCACCGACACCTGGGTGTCGATGGGCGACAAGGATGGCGAGCATCGGCACAATTTGCTCAAGCCCTATCAGGTCAATTCCAAGTTGATGTCGCTGGCGAAGCCCGAGGCGCTGTTCATGCACTGCCTGCCGGCCCACCGCGGCGAGGAGGTCACCGACGAGGTGATCGACGGCCCGCAGTCGGTGGTGTTCGACGAAGCCGAGAACCGCCTGCATGCGCAGAAGGGCATCTTGGCCTGGTGCTTCGGCGAGCGGGCTTAG
- a CDS encoding SDR family oxidoreductase, whose protein sequence is MLRNLFSLEGRVALVTGGSRGIGKMIASGLLAHGAARVYITARKAGPCEATAKALTTEYGGECVALPIDISTMAGIETLAGEIKKREPKLDILVNNAGAAWGADFDEFPESGWDKVMNLNLKTPFFLTKALAAPLRAAASAERPAKVINIASIDGIFVNPLETYSYAASKSGLIHLTRRMAAKLIKDHIVVTAIAPGPFKSDMNKAARDNADEVASRVPAGRIGTDEDMAGTAIFLASRAGDYVVGNTIAVDGGIVYANPGIPGAGWDS, encoded by the coding sequence ATGCTCAGGAACTTGTTCTCACTCGAAGGACGCGTCGCGCTCGTCACCGGCGGCTCGCGCGGCATCGGCAAGATGATCGCATCCGGCCTGCTCGCGCATGGCGCGGCGAGGGTCTACATCACCGCGCGCAAGGCCGGGCCCTGCGAGGCGACCGCCAAGGCACTGACGACGGAATATGGCGGCGAATGCGTCGCGCTGCCGATCGACATTTCGACGATGGCCGGCATCGAGACGCTCGCGGGCGAGATCAAGAAGCGCGAGCCCAAGCTCGACATCCTCGTCAACAATGCCGGCGCAGCATGGGGCGCCGACTTCGACGAATTCCCGGAGAGCGGCTGGGACAAGGTGATGAACCTCAACCTCAAGACGCCGTTCTTCCTGACCAAGGCGCTCGCAGCTCCCTTGCGTGCGGCGGCCAGCGCCGAACGGCCGGCAAAGGTCATCAACATCGCCTCGATCGACGGCATCTTCGTCAACCCGCTCGAGACCTATTCCTATGCGGCGAGCAAATCCGGCCTGATCCATCTGACGCGGCGCATGGCGGCCAAGCTGATCAAGGACCACATCGTGGTGACCGCGATCGCGCCCGGACCGTTCAAGTCCGACATGAACAAGGCCGCGCGCGACAACGCCGACGAGGTCGCCTCGCGCGTGCCCGCTGGGCGCATCGGCACCGACGAGGACATGGCTGGCACGGCGATCTTCCTCGCCTCGCGCGCGGGCGACTACGTGGTGGGGAATACGATCGCGGTCGATGGCGGCATCGTCTACGCGAACCCGGGCATTCCGGGTGCGGGATGGGACAGCTGA
- a CDS encoding aspartate aminotransferase family protein, producing the protein MTSVAATHLLPVFARVDLSFERGEGAWLIATNGDRYLDFTSGVAVNSLGHAHPHLVKALQEQAAKLWHMSNLFKSPDGERLAARLCEQSFADYVFFANSGAEAMEGAIKITRKYHAAKGHPERYRIITFEGAFHGRTLATLAATGSAKYLDGFGPPMDGFDQVPFGDIEAVKKAIGPHTAGILVEPVQGEGGVRTAPLPFYKALRQLCDDNGLLLVIDEVQTGMGRTGDLFAHRWLGVTPDVMSLAKALGGGFPIGAVLATAEAASGMTPGSHGSTFGGNPLAVAAANAVLDVMLAPGFFDHVRKMSLLLKQKLAAVLDRHPDIISEIRGEGLLIGVKAVVPSGDLVTALRDQKLLTVGAGDNVVRFLPPLIVNESEIEQSVEMLDRACAALSGGPAKQAAAS; encoded by the coding sequence ATGACCAGTGTTGCCGCTACGCATCTCCTCCCCGTATTCGCCCGGGTCGATCTTTCGTTCGAGCGCGGCGAAGGCGCGTGGCTGATCGCGACCAATGGCGACCGTTATCTCGATTTCACCTCGGGCGTCGCAGTCAATTCGCTCGGCCATGCGCATCCGCATCTGGTCAAGGCGCTGCAGGAGCAGGCGGCCAAGCTCTGGCACATGTCGAACCTGTTCAAGAGCCCGGATGGCGAGCGCCTTGCCGCGCGGCTGTGCGAGCAGAGCTTTGCCGACTACGTGTTCTTCGCCAATTCGGGCGCGGAGGCGATGGAAGGCGCGATCAAGATCACGCGCAAATATCACGCCGCCAAGGGACATCCCGAACGCTATCGTATCATTACGTTCGAAGGCGCGTTCCACGGTCGCACGCTCGCCACGCTCGCCGCGACAGGGTCGGCCAAATATCTCGACGGCTTCGGTCCGCCGATGGACGGCTTCGATCAGGTTCCGTTCGGCGACATCGAAGCCGTGAAGAAGGCGATCGGTCCGCACACCGCCGGCATCCTGGTCGAGCCGGTGCAGGGCGAGGGCGGCGTGCGCACCGCGCCGCTGCCGTTCTACAAGGCGCTGCGCCAGCTCTGCGACGACAACGGTTTGTTGCTGGTCATCGACGAGGTCCAGACCGGCATGGGCCGCACCGGCGATCTGTTCGCGCATCGCTGGCTCGGCGTCACGCCGGACGTGATGTCGCTGGCCAAGGCGCTCGGCGGCGGCTTTCCCATCGGCGCCGTGCTTGCGACGGCCGAGGCCGCGTCGGGCATGACGCCGGGCTCGCATGGCTCGACCTTCGGTGGCAATCCGCTGGCGGTCGCCGCGGCCAACGCCGTGCTCGACGTGATGCTGGCGCCCGGCTTCTTCGATCACGTCCGCAAGATGTCGTTGCTGTTGAAGCAGAAGCTCGCCGCCGTTCTCGATCGTCATCCCGACATCATCTCCGAGATCCGCGGCGAGGGCCTTCTCATCGGCGTCAAGGCGGTGGTGCCGTCGGGCGATCTGGTCACGGCGCTGCGCGATCAGAAGCTGCTCACCGTCGGCGCGGGCGACAACGTCGTGCGCTTCCTGCCGCCGCTGATCGTCAACGAATCCGAAATCGAACAATCGGTCGAGATGCTCGATCGCGCCTGTGCGGCGCTGTCGGGCGGGCCTGCCAAGCAGGCGGCCGCATCATGA
- the apaG gene encoding Co2+/Mg2+ efflux protein ApaG produces MYRAVTRHIEVTVEPNFLPEKSSVADGRWFWSYTVVITNSGEETVRLRSRHWIITDGIGRQQEVRGEGVVGEQPVLAPGERFEYTSGVPLTTASGFMAGSYQMESESGEHFDIAVPAFSLDSPEGKRVLN; encoded by the coding sequence ATCGAAGTGACCGTCGAACCGAACTTCCTGCCTGAGAAGTCGTCGGTGGCCGATGGCCGCTGGTTCTGGTCCTATACCGTCGTCATCACCAACAGCGGGGAGGAGACGGTGCGGCTGCGCAGCCGGCACTGGATCATCACCGATGGGATCGGCCGGCAGCAGGAGGTCCGCGGCGAGGGCGTGGTCGGCGAGCAGCCGGTGCTCGCGCCGGGCGAGCGCTTCGAATACACCTCCGGTGTCCCGCTCACCACCGCGTCCGGCTTCATGGCCGGCTCGTATCAAATGGAGAGCGAGAGCGGTGAGCACTTCGACATCGCCGTGCCGGCCTTCTCGCTCGACAGCCCCGAGGGCAAGCGGGTGTTGAACTAG
- a CDS encoding polysaccharide deacetylase family protein: MRRFRKTFIRAGLEALYLSGAHVWLRPIFSGVGAIYTLHHVRPPRDADFQPNCHLEVTPDFLREMLSHLRDHDIEIITLDELHSRLVAKDFSRRFACFTFDDGYRDNRDFALPVMREFDAPFTIYVTSDFASGLGRLWWVTLERLVAKTDAIDIEIGGLSLQLDASTPAAKCVTFQRLHDWLRALPGEHDVRREISALCARYDVDEASICRELCLSWDELRALSTEPLISIGAHSISHCNLAKQTEETARIEIADSRARIENELQRPVLHMAYPYGDRAAASQREFVLAAASGYKTAVTTRPGMIFAESADHLTALSRVSLNGHYQHARVLPVLTSGAATAMWNGFRRIDAA, from the coding sequence ATGAGGCGATTTCGCAAAACCTTTATCCGTGCCGGCCTGGAAGCGCTGTATCTGAGCGGCGCGCATGTCTGGCTGCGCCCGATCTTCTCGGGCGTGGGTGCGATCTATACGCTGCATCATGTGCGGCCGCCCCGCGACGCCGATTTCCAGCCCAATTGTCACCTCGAGGTCACGCCGGATTTCCTGCGCGAGATGTTGTCGCACCTGCGCGACCACGACATCGAGATCATCACCCTCGACGAGTTGCACAGCCGACTGGTGGCGAAGGACTTCTCGCGCCGCTTCGCCTGCTTCACCTTCGACGACGGCTATCGCGACAATCGCGATTTCGCGCTGCCTGTCATGCGCGAGTTCGATGCGCCGTTCACCATCTATGTGACGAGCGATTTCGCATCGGGACTGGGCCGGCTCTGGTGGGTGACGCTGGAGCGGCTGGTCGCGAAGACTGACGCGATCGACATCGAGATCGGCGGGCTGTCGCTGCAACTCGATGCATCGACGCCGGCCGCCAAATGCGTGACGTTCCAGCGCCTGCACGACTGGCTGCGCGCACTGCCGGGCGAGCACGACGTCCGGCGTGAGATCAGCGCGCTGTGCGCGCGCTACGACGTCGACGAGGCCTCGATCTGCCGTGAGCTCTGCCTGTCCTGGGACGAGCTCCGGGCGCTGTCGACTGAGCCATTGATCTCGATCGGCGCGCATTCGATCAGTCACTGCAATCTCGCCAAGCAGACCGAGGAGACGGCGCGCATCGAGATCGCCGACAGCCGTGCTCGAATCGAGAACGAGTTGCAGCGGCCGGTGCTGCACATGGCCTACCCCTACGGCGACCGCGCCGCCGCTTCCCAGCGCGAATTCGTGCTGGCGGCCGCGAGCGGCTACAAGACCGCCGTCACCACCCGGCCCGGCATGATCTTCGCGGAAAGCGCCGATCATCTCACGGCCCTGTCGCGCGTCTCGCTGAACGGCCATTACCAGCACGCCCGCGTGCTGCCGGTGCTGACCTCGGGCGCGGCCACCGCGATGTGGAACGGCTTTCGCCGCATCGACGCGGCATAG
- a CDS encoding OmpA family protein encodes MRGLFRWSGKWWPGVIPLIVLWGLAAWTSTVPLENDLAGRSSAVLTGAVLDRTSITVDGRDVSLRANAFSEAGRRDAVAAVDGVAGVRLVNDETRLVPEAKPFVWSAERDVVRVTLGGSAPLPALKGKLMDATRAALPGVEVADQMGLARGAPPRFEDAALLLIGQIAKLKDGKFTISDGEVTLSGMARELGGREAIAAALGKLPDGFKVASNEVKAPPYVFQAYKDPVAVTVTLAGNVPDENIHAVVVGSSSRKFFSEKVVDNLKNSLGAPTNFVNAVVPALGALSRLSTGTLVVSDRDIKISGDALYDAAAAQIRTGLAKDVPQGWQVKADITVKPAAAPVDPTVCQQLFSDLLGKAKIRFETGRSDLDRDSTGLLDRLVEIAFRCPSANVEIIGHTDADGDSAANQVLSQKRAQAVVDYLVKAGLPADRFSAIGYGSTQPVAANDTADGRAQNRRIEFVVR; translated from the coding sequence ATGCGCGGACTTTTCAGGTGGAGCGGGAAATGGTGGCCTGGCGTCATTCCGCTGATCGTGCTTTGGGGCCTCGCGGCCTGGACCAGCACCGTTCCCCTGGAGAATGATCTCGCCGGCCGCAGTTCGGCCGTCCTGACGGGGGCGGTGCTCGACAGGACAAGCATCACGGTGGACGGCCGCGATGTCTCGCTGCGCGCCAATGCGTTTTCCGAGGCCGGACGCCGCGATGCGGTCGCTGCGGTGGACGGCGTGGCCGGCGTGCGGCTCGTCAACGACGAGACGCGGCTGGTCCCCGAGGCCAAGCCCTTCGTCTGGTCGGCCGAGCGCGACGTCGTCCGGGTGACGCTGGGCGGCAGCGCGCCGCTGCCCGCCTTGAAGGGCAAGCTGATGGACGCGACCCGGGCGGCGTTGCCGGGCGTGGAGGTCGCGGATCAGATGGGCCTGGCGCGCGGCGCGCCGCCGCGCTTCGAGGATGCGGCGCTGCTGCTGATCGGCCAGATCGCCAAGCTGAAGGACGGCAAGTTCACGATCTCCGACGGCGAAGTCACGTTGTCCGGCATGGCGCGCGAGCTCGGCGGCCGCGAGGCGATCGCGGCCGCGCTCGGAAAGCTGCCGGACGGCTTCAAGGTCGCCAGCAACGAGGTCAAGGCGCCGCCCTATGTCTTCCAGGCCTACAAGGACCCGGTCGCGGTCACCGTGACGCTTGCAGGCAACGTTCCCGACGAGAACATCCACGCCGTCGTCGTCGGCTCTTCATCGCGCAAATTCTTCAGCGAGAAGGTCGTGGACAATCTCAAGAACAGCCTCGGCGCGCCAACCAATTTCGTGAATGCGGTGGTGCCGGCGTTGGGCGCCTTGTCGCGGCTGTCGACCGGCACGCTGGTGGTGTCCGATCGTGACATCAAGATTTCCGGTGATGCGCTTTACGACGCCGCAGCGGCCCAGATCCGGACCGGGCTCGCCAAAGATGTCCCACAGGGCTGGCAGGTGAAGGCCGACATCACGGTGAAGCCGGCAGCCGCCCCGGTCGATCCCACGGTGTGCCAGCAGCTGTTCTCCGACCTGCTCGGCAAGGCCAAGATTCGGTTCGAGACCGGCCGCAGCGACCTCGACAGGGATTCCACCGGTCTGCTCGACCGCCTCGTCGAGATCGCGTTCCGCTGTCCCTCCGCCAATGTCGAGATCATCGGGCACACCGATGCCGACGGCGACTCTGCCGCCAATCAGGTGCTGTCGCAGAAGCGCGCCCAGGCGGTGGTCGATTATCTGGTCAAGGCCGGACTGCCGGCCGACCGTTTCAGCGCGATCGGCTATGGCAGCACCCAGCCGGTCGCCGCCAACGACACCGCCGACGGCCGGGCGCAGAACCGGCGCATCGAATTCGTGGTGAGGTAA
- a CDS encoding GcrA family cell cycle regulator has protein sequence MTVLTWSDDRVEQLKKLWEAGLSASQIAAELGNVTRNAVIGKVHRLGLSGRAKSPATAAPRQRKAARPAQPMMRVARPVARGNTALAQVFEVEAEPDPVAFDNVVPMNQRLSLLELNEATCHWPVGDPSSADFFFCGGKALSGLPYCAQHSRVAYQPAADRRRQPAKSTTR, from the coding sequence ATGACCGTATTGACCTGGTCCGACGATCGCGTCGAGCAACTGAAAAAACTCTGGGAAGCCGGACTGTCGGCCAGCCAGATCGCCGCGGAACTCGGAAACGTGACGCGCAACGCCGTGATTGGCAAGGTGCACCGGCTGGGCCTGTCCGGCCGCGCCAAGAGCCCGGCCACCGCGGCACCGCGCCAGCGCAAGGCGGCCCGCCCGGCACAGCCGATGATGCGGGTGGCGCGCCCGGTGGCGCGCGGCAACACGGCGCTCGCACAGGTTTTCGAGGTTGAGGCGGAGCCCGATCCGGTTGCATTCGACAACGTCGTGCCGATGAACCAGCGGCTGTCGCTGCTGGAGCTCAACGAGGCGACCTGCCACTGGCCGGTCGGCGATCCCTCGAGCGCGGATTTCTTCTTCTGCGGCGGCAAGGCGCTTTCCGGTCTGCCCTATTGCGCGCAGCATTCGCGCGTCGCCTATCAGCCCGCGGCCGACCGCCGCCGCCAGCCGGCGAAGTCGACCACGCGCTGA
- a CDS encoding ATP-binding protein, translated as MALDAPSDTPLSIFTPWPDRLRHSAIILLAAALALAGLVLLDELLPLRALAVFLCISAAALVPWRLHGAVAKREEERHANPVEAPAVSAVVEGIPDPAVLLDRAGRVIHLNAAAAQLAPALRKGELAQFALRTPEIITALREAIATTEIRRATYHDHVPVDRWMELIITPVPVPTAFGGTDKCMLMTFHDLTPLRRVEEMRADFVANASHELRTPLAALSGFIDTLQGPAKDDPKARERFLGIMHIQATRMARLIDDLLSLSRVELSAHVQPHAMVDVVPIIRQVTDGLESLARERQVVIETSLPDVPVTIAGDREELLRVFENLIENALKYGASGGRVIVSLEQAVSAENAPEIRVKVRDFGPGIAPEHLPRLTERFYRVDVGDSRAQGGTGLGLSLVKHILNRHRGRLLIESVPRNGAAFTACFPQSKPARGA; from the coding sequence ATGGCCCTCGACGCTCCCTCCGACACGCCGCTCTCGATCTTCACCCCCTGGCCGGACCGGCTGCGCCATTCCGCGATCATCCTGCTCGCTGCGGCGCTCGCGCTTGCCGGGCTCGTGCTGCTGGACGAGCTGCTGCCGCTGCGGGCCCTGGCGGTATTCCTGTGTATTTCCGCCGCCGCCCTGGTGCCGTGGCGGCTGCATGGCGCGGTCGCCAAGCGTGAGGAGGAGCGCCACGCCAACCCGGTCGAGGCGCCGGCCGTCAGCGCGGTGGTCGAGGGCATCCCCGATCCCGCCGTGCTGCTCGACCGCGCCGGCCGAGTCATCCACCTCAATGCCGCTGCCGCGCAGCTCGCGCCGGCCCTGCGCAAGGGCGAGCTCGCCCAGTTCGCGCTGCGCACGCCGGAGATCATCACTGCGCTGCGCGAGGCGATCGCCACCACCGAGATCCGCCGTGCCACCTATCACGATCACGTTCCGGTCGATCGCTGGATGGAGCTGATCATCACGCCGGTGCCGGTGCCGACGGCGTTCGGCGGCACGGACAAATGCATGCTGATGACGTTCCACGATCTGACCCCGCTGCGCCGGGTCGAGGAAATGCGCGCCGACTTCGTCGCCAATGCGAGCCACGAGCTGCGCACGCCGCTGGCGGCGCTCTCGGGCTTCATCGATACGCTGCAGGGGCCGGCCAAGGACGATCCGAAGGCGCGCGAGCGCTTCCTCGGCATCATGCACATCCAGGCGACGCGCATGGCGCGGCTGATCGACGATCTGCTGTCGCTGTCACGGGTGGAGCTGTCGGCGCATGTCCAGCCCCACGCCATGGTCGACGTCGTCCCCATCATCCGCCAGGTCACCGACGGGCTGGAGTCGCTGGCGCGCGAGCGCCAGGTGGTGATCGAGACCAGCCTGCCGGACGTGCCGGTGACGATCGCCGGCGACCGCGAGGAGCTGCTGCGCGTGTTCGAGAACCTGATCGAAAACGCGCTGAAATACGGCGCCTCGGGCGGGCGCGTGATCGTCTCGCTGGAGCAGGCCGTCTCCGCCGAGAACGCGCCGGAGATCCGGGTCAAGGTGCGCGATTTCGGCCCCGGCATCGCGCCCGAGCATCTGCCGCGCCTGACCGAGCGCTTCTATCGCGTCGATGTCGGCGACAGCCGCGCGCAAGGCGGCACCGGGCTCGGCCTCTCCCTGGTGAAGCACATCCTCAACCGCCATCGCGGCCGGCTGCTGATCGAAAGCGTGCCGCGCAACGGTGCCGCCTTCACGGCGTGCTTTCCGCAGTCGAAGCCGGCGCGGGGCGCCTGA
- a CDS encoding lysylphosphatidylglycerol synthase domain-containing protein: protein MLEAIRRAATFLREKQVLHKLGVLISIAVIAVACYVLYHMLRGIDTYEVLEAIKSTEPHQIALAALFVAAGYFTLTFYDLFAVRAIGHDHVPYRVNALAAFTSYSIGHNVGASVFTGGAVRYRVYSAHGLNAIDVAKICFLAGLTFWLGNAAVLGLGISYHPEAAASIDQLPPWVNRMVAIAILVGLLGYVAWVWTKPRVVGRGPWTVVLPSGPLTLLQIAIGIIDLGFCALAMYVLVPDEPNLGFVVVAVIFVSATLLGFASHSPGGLGVFDAAMLVGLWQMDREELLAGMLLFRMLYYLAPFLISVILLTFREVIISTRSKRLRQAALSLDPGPPPEAAFVRKRSDSGA, encoded by the coding sequence ATGCTTGAAGCCATACGCAGAGCGGCCACGTTCCTGCGCGAGAAGCAAGTCCTGCACAAGCTCGGCGTGCTGATCAGCATCGCTGTGATCGCGGTCGCCTGCTACGTCCTCTACCACATGCTGCGCGGCATCGACACCTACGAGGTGCTCGAGGCGATCAAGAGCACGGAGCCGCATCAGATCGCGCTCGCCGCGCTGTTCGTCGCCGCCGGCTATTTCACGCTGACCTTCTACGATCTGTTCGCGGTGCGCGCGATTGGCCACGACCACGTGCCCTACCGCGTCAACGCGCTGGCCGCCTTCACCAGCTATTCGATCGGCCACAATGTCGGCGCCAGCGTCTTCACCGGCGGTGCCGTGCGCTACCGCGTCTATTCGGCCCATGGGCTGAACGCCATCGACGTCGCCAAGATCTGCTTCCTTGCCGGCCTGACGTTCTGGCTCGGCAATGCGGCCGTGCTCGGGCTCGGCATCAGCTATCATCCGGAGGCAGCCGCCTCGATCGACCAGCTGCCGCCCTGGGTCAACCGCATGGTGGCGATCGCGATCCTGGTCGGTCTGTTGGGGTATGTCGCCTGGGTATGGACCAAGCCGCGCGTGGTCGGCCGCGGGCCGTGGACCGTGGTGCTGCCGAGCGGCCCCCTGACCCTGCTGCAGATCGCGATCGGCATCATCGACCTCGGTTTCTGCGCGCTGGCGATGTATGTGCTGGTGCCGGACGAGCCCAATCTCGGCTTCGTCGTGGTGGCTGTGATCTTCGTCTCGGCGACCCTGCTCGGCTTCGCCAGCCATTCCCCCGGCGGGCTCGGCGTGTTCGACGCCGCGATGCTGGTCGGGCTGTGGCAGATGGACCGCGAGGAGCTGCTGGCCGGAATGCTCCTGTTCCGGATGCTGTATTATTTGGCGCCGTTCCTCATTTCTGTAATCTTGCTGACGTTTCGCGAGGTTATCATCAGCACGCGGTCGAAACGGCTGCGGCAGGCCGCGCTCAGCCTCGATCCGGGCCCCCCACCGGAAGCCGCTTTTGTGAGGAAACGCAGCGATTCCGGTGCCTGA
- a CDS encoding Hsp33 family molecular chaperone, with product MTTNPPDTDINLDTSRAPSAVPVDDAVLPFEVAALDLRGRLTRMGPALDDILTKHAYPAPVGKLLGEAIVLTTLLGSALKFDGRFILQTQTDGPVSFLVVDFQAPDRLRAYARFDEARLAEAKDSGGLLGKGHLAMTIDQGADMSRYQGLVALTGGSLEEAAHEYFLRSEQIPTRVRLAVGEEWSGGKHRWRAGGLLTQFLPQAPERLRQADLHPGDAPEGTELHAIEEDEAWVEGQSLVATVEDIELIDPALSGERLLYRLFHERGVRVFDLVPLQARCSCSRDAVANMLKSFSPQDRADMVKDDKVVVTCEFCSSVYHFTPHEAGVTEN from the coding sequence ATGACAACCAATCCCCCCGACACCGACATCAACCTCGATACCAGCCGCGCCCCCTCGGCGGTGCCGGTCGACGACGCCGTGCTGCCGTTCGAGGTCGCGGCGCTCGATCTGCGTGGGCGACTGACCCGCATGGGCCCGGCGCTCGACGACATTCTCACCAAGCACGCTTATCCCGCGCCCGTGGGCAAGCTGCTCGGCGAGGCCATCGTGCTGACGACCTTGCTCGGCTCCGCGCTGAAATTCGACGGCCGCTTCATCCTGCAGACCCAGACCGACGGCCCGGTGTCGTTCCTGGTGGTCGACTTCCAGGCACCCGACCGCCTGCGTGCCTATGCCCGCTTCGACGAAGCCCGGCTGGCGGAGGCCAAGGATTCCGGCGGCCTGCTCGGCAAGGGGCATCTGGCGATGACCATCGACCAGGGCGCCGACATGAGCCGCTACCAGGGGCTGGTCGCGCTCACCGGCGGCAGCCTGGAGGAGGCCGCTCATGAATACTTCCTGCGCTCCGAGCAGATCCCGACCCGCGTGCGCCTCGCCGTCGGCGAGGAGTGGAGCGGCGGCAAGCACCGCTGGCGTGCCGGCGGCCTCCTGACGCAATTTTTGCCGCAGGCGCCGGAGCGCTTGCGCCAAGCCGACCTGCATCCCGGCGATGCGCCCGAAGGCACCGAGCTGCATGCGATCGAGGAGGACGAGGCCTGGGTCGAGGGCCAGTCGCTGGTCGCGACCGTCGAGGATATCGAGCTGATCGATCCCGCGCTGTCGGGCGAGCGGCTGCTGTATCGCCTGTTCCATGAGCGCGGCGTGCGCGTGTTCGACCTCGTGCCGCTGCAGGCGCGCTGTTCCTGCTCGCGCGATGCGGTTGCCAACATGCTGAAGAGCTTCTCGCCCCAGGACCGCGCCGACATGGTCAAGGACGACAAGGTCGTCGTCACCTGCGAGTTCTGCTCCTCGGTCTATCACTTCACCCCGCACGAAGCCGGCGTGACGGAGAACTGA